In Hermetia illucens chromosome 1, iHerIll2.2.curated.20191125, whole genome shotgun sequence, one genomic interval encodes:
- the LOC119646649 gene encoding uncharacterized protein LOC119646649: MSRDRENQCLEDFINVYRSESCLWKVKSAEYHDRVMKERAYKRLVQVWKEVDGSCDKITILKKINNLRSSYRKELKKVRESQETVSSLDDVYKPKLWYYHLLTFLNDQERNPQKSNKNIYSDNKSSENDEELAETPSRHFKSESSNVAEAYDMHMDESSTFSEVSAFSAAYENPQKHPRRSLPSDTNKRTEEVLMNVKEYFKPAKTTDDRYDIFGKMVAMKLRDLRSDQKRWAEKFIFDILFEAEGGSLDGNFAFVRRMPSTSQYNSFPDTQYRPSHEYLADNYASTHSTSRSRSPSPRLNPPLTTTPTPGSLSQHNFKTEP; this comes from the exons atgtcacGCGATAGAGAAAATCAGTGCTTGGAGGATTTTATAAATGTATACAGAAGTGAAAGTTGCTTGTGGAAAGTGAAATCAGCCGAATACCATGATAGGGTGATGAAAGAGCGTGCGTACAAACGATTGGTTCAAGTGTGGAAAGAAGTGGATGGAAGTTGTGACAAAATaactattttgaaaaaaattaacaatttgAGAAGTAGCTATCGAAAAGAGCTGAAAAAAGTGAGAGAATCTCAGGAAACCGTTTCATCTTTGGATGATGTATACAAACCAAAGCTATGGTACTATCACCTACTTACCTTTTTGAACGACCAGGAAAGGAACCCtcagaaatcaaataaaaacatATATTCGGACAATAAAAGCAGTGAAAATGATGAG gaaCTTGCAGAAACCCCGAGTAGACATTTTAAGAGTGAAAGTTCAAATGTTGCTGAAGCCTATGACATGCATATGGACGAATCTTCCACTTTCTCTGAAGTTTCTGCTTTCAGTGCTGCGTATGAAAATCCCCAGAAACACCCCCGGAGATCTCTTCCAAGTGATACTAATAAACGTACTGAAGAAGTTTTGATGAACGTAAAGGAATATTTCAAGCCAGCAAAAACAACAGATGACCGTTATGACATTTTTGGTAAAATGGTCGCGATGAAATTGAGAGATCTACGCAGCGACCAAAAGCGGTGGGCGGAGAAATTCATTTTTGATATTCTTTTTGAGGCTGAAGGTGGCAGTTTAGATGGCAACTTTGCATTTGTACGCCGAATGCCATCTACGTCACAATACAATTCATTTCCAGATACGCAATATCGCCCTTCACATGAATATCTTGCAGATAATTATGCTTCAACTCACTCTACGTCACGTTCCAGATCTCCCTCTCCACGCTTAAACCCACCTCTTACCACAACCCCAACCCCGGGGTCTCTTTCTCAGCACAACTTCAAAACAGAGCCTTAG